One segment of Bradyrhizobium sp. CB2312 DNA contains the following:
- a CDS encoding nuclear transport factor 2 family protein, which produces MSFDPMAAAVDWFDAYRAGDIEAIVDMYAEDAVVFCDCDGLAITGREALRSYWAARLKNTPLPSWTIFSPRPAGH; this is translated from the coding sequence ATGTCTTTCGACCCAATGGCCGCTGCCGTCGATTGGTTTGATGCCTACCGTGCGGGCGACATTGAAGCGATAGTCGACATGTACGCCGAAGATGCTGTGGTGTTCTGCGATTGTGACGGATTAGCTATCACCGGCAGGGAGGCCCTGCGAAGCTACTGGGCTGCCCGTCTAAAGAATACCCCGCTGCCGAGCTGGACGATCTTCAGCCCTCGCCCGGCGGGGCACTGA
- a CDS encoding nuclear transport factor 2 family protein, with translation MKRPVLLALCIPFMFSASAYASDFKQEASQIAKSYEACYTKQDPACVAALYTKDGVFINATGMQDVATAYAGTFKAGFNKLDATVDEVWQVDNDTPAAMGKFHITGKNDKGDALDASGTWSAVYVKSDDKWKIRMLTASPAPPKKD, from the coding sequence ATGAAACGTCCGGTTCTATTGGCGTTGTGCATCCCCTTTATGTTCTCGGCTTCGGCGTATGCCTCTGACTTCAAGCAGGAAGCCAGTCAGATCGCAAAGTCCTACGAGGCTTGCTACACCAAGCAGGACCCGGCATGCGTCGCCGCGCTGTACACCAAGGATGGGGTTTTTATTAACGCGACAGGAATGCAAGACGTGGCGACCGCTTATGCGGGTACTTTCAAGGCGGGTTTCAACAAGCTCGATGCCACGGTCGATGAGGTGTGGCAGGTTGATAATGACACCCCGGCCGCAATGGGCAAATTCCACATCACCGGCAAGAACGACAAGGGCGACGCGCTGGATGCATCGGGTACTTGGAGCGCCGTCTACGTCAAGTCAGACGACAAATGGAAGATCCGAATGCTGACAGCATCGCCAGCTCCACCCAAGAAAGACTGA